Proteins encoded in a region of the Triticum dicoccoides isolate Atlit2015 ecotype Zavitan chromosome 3A, WEW_v2.0, whole genome shotgun sequence genome:
- the LOC119267096 gene encoding zinc finger protein 511-like, with the protein MQQNPAEAMEPSAPSEAEAPKDAGPWLGFWEVSRRRLTPDDPFFAAGDMERELLAKHVALDLSDDDRYQLEKMDVASVSMVCCPIAGCGAHLDCLEDFEDHYSTRHTASCSVCSRVYPTSRLLSIHISEAHDSFFQAKVARGFPMYECLVEGCGEKLKTYKSRQQHLVDKHQFPNSFEFFKRAQPSQRHRQKYHHRRQTAYKGEETRDTVMDVDGKNPRQSKPRYRPKQRDHKEPKENEHGHKESKDNEHHEKEAKESDMEVEQKIDELSSAVSRLSTADSVPSSITFGHRRARGLTFVPRSIRQNKQVSQPEAN; encoded by the exons ATGCAGCAGAATCCTGCTGAGGCCATGGAGCCCTCCGCGCCGTCGGAGGCCGAGGCGCCCAAAGATGCGGGGCCGTGGCTAGGGTTCTGGGAGGTGTCGCGGCGGCGGTTGACCCCCGACGACCCCTTCTTCGCCGCCGGCGACATGGAGCGCGAGCTACTCGCCAAACAC GTTGCCCTGGATCTCTCGGATGATGACCGGTACCAACTTGAGAAGATGGATGTGGCGAGCGTGAG CATGGTGTGTTGTCCAATTGCTGGTTGCGGTGCTCATCTAGATTGCTTGGAGGACTTTGAAGACCACTACAGCACACGGCATACTGCTTCATGCTCTGTATGTTCAAGAGTGTACCCAACATCAAGGTTGCTGAGTATTCATATTTCTGAGGCGCATGATTCCTTCTTCCAAGCAAAAGTCGCTCGTGGTTTTCCGATG TACGAATGTTTGGTGGAGGGTTGTGGGGAGAAGTTGAAGACGTACAAAAGTCGGCAGCAGCATCTTGTTGATAAGCATCAATTTCCCAACTCATTTGAATTCTTCAAAAGAGCACAACCTTCCCAGCGGCATCGTCAGAAGTATCATCATCGAAGGCAAACTGCTTATAAGGGAGAAGAGACAAGGGATACTGTCATGGACGTTGATGGGAAGAATCCAAGGCAATCGAAACCGAGATATCGGCCGAAGCAACGTGATCATAAGGAGCCGAAAGAAAATGAACATGGTCACAAGGAGTCGAAAGACAATGAACATCAtgagaaggaggccaaggagagCGACATGGAGGTCGAACAGAAGATTGATGAACTGTCCTCGGCTGTATCAAGGCTGAGCACTGCAGATTCGGTGCCTTCGAGCATAACCTTTGGCCATCGCCGTGCTCGTGGTCTTACTTTTGTCCCAAGATCTATTAGGCAGAACAAGCAGGTCTCTCAGCCAGAAGCAAATTGA